The Ralstonia sp. RRA DNA segment CTGACCGGCTGGGGCTGCCCAAGTCATCGGTCAGCACAGCCGTGTCACGACTGGAAGGCAAACTGGGCGCGCGCCTGTTCGAGCGTAGTACGCGTCGCCTGCGCCTGACCGACGCCGGCGAGGCCCTGCTGCGCGACGCCGGCCCATTGTTCCAGCGGCTGCGCGAAGTGTCAGAAGATGCGGCGGCGACGTTCCAGTCGCCGGCAGGTACCCTGCGCATTGCCATGCCCTATGAATTTGCCGCCAGACAATTTGCCGAGGTTGTGCTGGAAGTCATGCGCAAGCACACCGGCCTGCGCATCGAGGTGGATGTGGCCCCGCGCCAGATCGCCCCGCTTGCCCAGGGCTACGACATCATGCTGACCGTACCGCGTGGGCCGCTGCCCGATTCCGGCCTGGTCGCCCAGCGCGTGTTCGACCTGCGGCGCGCGGTGGTGGTCGCCCCGCAACTGCTGGAACGCCTGGGGCCGCTTACCCACCCCGATCAACTGGCCGATTGGCCCTGCCTCGGTATCTCGAACGAATCCGAATGGCAGTTCCGCACACCCGGCGGCGAGACCATGAACTTGCCGCTGGACTTCCGCATGCGCACCTCCAATAGCGAACTGCGCATGCAGGCGGCCATTGCCGGCCTGGGTGTTGCGCGCATCACATCCGTGTTCGCCACGGATCTGATCACCTCGGGTGCGCTGCAAGAGGTGTTGACCGATTTCCAATCCCCGCCGATGCGCGTGTATGCCATCTTCCCCGGCCGCCGTCTGATGCCGGCCAAGGTGAAGGTGTTCATGGACGCCCTGCACCGCCGCATCGAGCACTCCCGCCAGCATGCCGACGTCCGGCCCACCTTCGTTGACGAAACGACGCCGCCGTGGCCGCCGGAATCCCTGCTTTGACCTTGCCTCAAGACGCTTTCTTCTAAATACCCATATGACGATGCGCTCCTTTGCCCGCTCCCCCATCCGCGTTCTGACGCTTCTCCTGACCGTCGGCACGCTGTGCACGACGGCGTGCTCCCGTGCTGAAGACATCGGCAGCGTCAGCACCAATTTCCGCATCACCGGCTCGGACAAGATCGTCATCGAGGCCTTTGATGATCCGCTCGTGCAAGGCGTCACCTGCTACGTATCGCGCGCCCGCACGGGTGGCATCAAGGGCACGCTGGGCGTG contains these protein-coding regions:
- a CDS encoding LysR family transcriptional regulator: MRTTDWNDWDTFCTVATLGSFTRAADRLGLPKSSVSTAVSRLEGKLGARLFERSTRRLRLTDAGEALLRDAGPLFQRLREVSEDAAATFQSPAGTLRIAMPYEFAARQFAEVVLEVMRKHTGLRIEVDVAPRQIAPLAQGYDIMLTVPRGPLPDSGLVAQRVFDLRRAVVVAPQLLERLGPLTHPDQLADWPCLGISNESEWQFRTPGGETMNLPLDFRMRTSNSELRMQAAIAGLGVARITSVFATDLITSGALQEVLTDFQSPPMRVYAIFPGRRLMPAKVKVFMDALHRRIEHSRQHADVRPTFVDETTPPWPPESLL